The nucleotide sequence CGAGGAGCCCGACCTCCGCGCTCATGGGAGCCTTGTCGCCGATGAGCCGCTCCGCGACGAGCGCAACCCCGCCGAGGACCGCGACGCCGCCGGCGGCGAGGCCGACGCGCGCGCGACCGGCGCGCGCGAGGAGCGCCCCCGCGGGCGCCGCCTCGGCGGACGGGAGCCCCCGACGCTCGAGGTCGCGCGCGAACCGCGCGGCGGCCACCTCGGCTTCGAGCGCGAGGAGCGCCGCGAGCGCGCCGATGGACGCGGCAAGCCGCACGACGGGGGCGCGCGTTCCCGCAAGCGTCCCGGGTTCGCTGCTGAACCAGCGGATGCTCGTCGCGTCGAGCGAGAGCGCGACAAGGGTGACGACGGCGAACCACAGCGCGGGCTGGCGGCGCGGACCCCAGGCGGCGAGCGCGCCGACGGCGAGGGCCGCCGCGCCGAGGAACGCGAGCCGCCCGTCGGGGAAGAACCATAGGGGCATCGGGGCGCTCGCGAGGTCGAGCACCGTCGAGCCGAAGGCGGCGCCGATGATGCCGGCGGCAAAGAGCGCGACCCACGCGGCGCGGCGCGCGTGACGCTCGAGGAGGCTCATCGCCGGCCTCCCGCGAGGAGCGCGCTCAACGGCGAGCGGTCAGGCTCCCAGAGGAGCACGTCGACGCCGAGCGCGGCGAGCGAGCGTCGCTCGCCCGCTTCCTGGGCGGCGAGGAGCGCGCCCGAGGGCGTGTCCTCGACGGGCACGCGGGGGGCGACGAGGAGCGGCGGGGGCGGCCGACGCCTCCCGGTGGCCGCGAGGGCGCGGGCCCGCGCGAGCCCGGCGACAAGGCCCGGGTCGCGCCCGAGCGGCGCAAGGACGACGAGAAGGGGCTTCTCGCGCGCGAGGAAGCCTTCGGTAGCCGCGACGCCAACCTCGAGTCCCGAGGACGTCTCGCCGGGGCGCGCGGTGGCGAGCGCGCGCGAGACGCGCCGGCGCTGGCCGGAGCCCGACTCCGGATAGACGAGCGTGGGGGCGGGCGACCCGTAGAGCGTGAGACCGACGCGGTGACCCCGCTGGATGTAATGCGTCGCGATCGCTTCGGCCCCCTCGGCGAGGTGATCGAACGTGGACGCGAGCGAGGAGCCGGAGGCGGTGTGCGCGCCGGCATCGACGAAGATCCAGACGCTCTTCTTGCCTTCGGCCTCGTACTCGTTGACGACCAGGCTCATCTCGCGCGTGCTCGCGCGCGCCGTCGCCTTCCAGTTGATGATGCGGAGAGGATCGCCCGGCGCATAGGGCCTGAGCTCCCGGAAGTCGGTCGTGCGCGTGCCCCGCTCCGCGCGGTCGCCGTCCGGGAGGAGCCCCTGTCCCTGCATCGTGGGGGCGCGCACGCGGTCGACGGGCGTCGGCGCGGCGGTGGCGACCGCGACCTCGGTCTCGCGGCCCGCCTTCGCGAGCGCGCCCTCGGCGACCGCGGCGGGGTCGGGCGCAAACACCTCGCTCGGCGGGAGCGCGAATGCGCCGCGCCGGGGCAGGCGCGCGCTGAACGTCGCGTCGAGGATCCCGTCCGTGTGGACGCGGAAATTGGATCCAGTCTCCAGGACGAAGCCGTCCGGGAGCTTGTCGTGCACGGTCGCGACCGTGGCGCCGGCCACGGCGCCTTCGAGACGGACGCCGAGGATCGAGCCGCCGCGCGGCTCGCCCGCGCCGTCGACCGCGCGCTCGAGCCGGACCTCCGGGGCAAAGCGGCGCGAAAGCACGACGTGCGCGGCGAGGAGCGCGCCCAGGAGCAGGTGCACGTAGTTTCCAAGGGCGAGCCCGAGGCCGAGGAGCGTCGCCGCGGCGAAGGCGAGCGAGCGCCCCCACGGCAGGAGGCGGCCCACGTCACGACCCCTTCGCGCGCGGAACGGGCACGCTCGCGACGGCTTCCCGCACGACTTCGCTCGACGCTTCGCCCGCGAGCAGGTGCTCGACCTTGAGGATCGTGCGATGCGCGAGCGCCTCGACGGCGAACGCCTTCACGTCGTCGGGAACGACGAAGTCGCGGCCGGAGAGGAGCGCATGCGCCTTGCCGAGCTTGAAGAGGGCGAGTGATCCGCGCGGCGAAGGTCCCACGCGCACGCGCGGGTGCGCGCGCACCGCGCGCACGAGACGCGCGATGTAGAGCTCGACCTCGGAGGAGACATGCACGCCCTTCTCCACCGTCGCGAGGAGCTCGCGGAACGTGGGGAGATCGCAGGCGGGCGCGAGGTCGGTGGTGGGGTCGTCGCGTCCCCAGGAGGCGCGCCGGGCGAGGATCGCCGCCTCCTCCTCGTCGGTCTTCGGATAGCCCATCGAGAGCCGGATGAGGAATCGGTCCATCTGCGCCTCGGGAAGCGGATAGGTTCCCTCCTGCTCGATGGGATTCTGCGTCGCGAGCACGAAGAACGGCCGTCCCAGGGGCATCGATTCGCCGTCGATCGTGACCTGTCGCTCCTCCATGGATTCGAGGAGCGCGCTCTGCGTCTTCGGCGGAGCCCGGTTGATCTCGTCCGCGAGCAGGATGTTCGTGAACACCGGTCCGCGGTGCAGCTTGAATTGGCGGGACTCATTGTCCCAGATCTTCGTTCCCAGGATGTCCGTGGGGAGGATGTCGGGCGTGAACTGCACGCGGCGGAACTCCGCGCCGATGTTGCGCGCGAACGTCTTCACGAGAAGCGTCTTGCCGAGGCCGGGATAATCCTCCATGAGGACGTGGCCGCCCGCGAGCGCGCCGGCGACGAGCTTCTCGACGATGCGCTCCTTGCCGACGATGGTGCGCGTCATCCCGTCGACCAGGCGACGGAGCTGGGCGACCTCGCCCGCGTAGACGGCGTGGCTCTTTTCGAGGAACTCGTGGGACTTCATGGGATCACGGGGGTGGAGCGTGGCGTTTCGAGTCGGCGGACGATGGCGTCGACGGCCGCGCGGAGATCATCCTCGCGCGTCGTGCCGGCGCGCGCGACGGCCTCGCGCACCTCGCGCTCGAGGTCGGGCATGTCGCGCTCGGGGAGGGACGCGAATCGGGCGGCGCGGCGCGCCGCGGCGAGGACGCCTTCGAGGTCGCCGTCGGCGAGGAATTTCGCGAAGCTTGCCTCGATGGCCCGCGCCGCAGGGTCCGGAAGCAGGCGCTCCGTGCGCGCGTGGACGCGATGCCCGGGCGGTGGCCGCGCCGACGCCGGCGGAGCCTTGCCGGGCGCGAGGAGACCACGCCACGCGAAGGCGCCCGCAAGGATGCACGCGAAGCCCCAGTCGAGCAGCACCGCGTACGGAAACCGCGAGGCGACGACGACGTGGAAGGCGCCGAGCAGGGCGAGCGCGCCGAGGGCGACGAGGAATTCGCGTCCCGGAAGGGGAATGCGCGGGATCGGAATCCGCAACCGCCTTCGCGCGCCCGGGCGGCGCTTGGACAGCGCGCCGGCGGCATCGAGCGCGACATAGGCGCCGAGCGCGAGGAGCCCGGGACCGTCCGCGATGAGGCCGAAAAAGAAGAAGACGACGAGGAGCGCGGCCCACGAAGCGATGCGCCATCCCCACGCCATGCTGTCGCGCTCGCGGTGGACCGCGACGGAGTGTCCCACGAACCGAAGGAAGAAGAAGGCGGCAATAGGCGGCGCGGCGAGGTTCATCGGGAGGTAGCCGTACCGCGTGACGACGCCCGAATCCATGAGGGCCGCGAGGCCGAAGGCCGCCGCCCCGAGTCCGTGGAAAACCTGCCCCGCGCGCGGGCGGAGAAACGGCTCAAGCACGCGCCTCGGCCCCCTGGCGGGGCTTGATGTGGGCCTCGACGTCGGCGACCGCGCGCGCAAGCGCGAGGTACGTCGCGCGGTCCGCGGCGCGCTCGCCGTAGGCGACCACTTCGTAGATGCGCGTCGCCTCGAGGATGGCGGCGCCCGCCGCGGGGGCGCGGTCCGCGAGGCCGTCCGCGATCTCGCGGGCGGTGAGCGCGTCCCGCCCGCCGGGCAGGCTTTCCTGGGCTCGGACCCGCATCGACTGGTAGGCCTCCTTGATCTCGTCCTCGTACCGGACGATGCGGAGGCGTCGCGACGCGCGCGCGATGGCGCCCGCATGCTCGACCTCCGCCACGAGGTCGAGCGATTGCGGAGACTCGAAGGCGATCGCGAAGCGGGCGATGGCCCGCGCGTCGAGCACGCCTTCTGCGACGGCGTCGCCCGAAGCCACGATCCGCGCCCGCGCGCCCGCCGCCGGGATCCGCGCGTCGCGGGTCGCGGAGACGATGATCTCGAGCGCCTCGCCGATGCCCCACACGGGTGGCGCGCCGTCGGCGAGTCCAGGCAGCGTGAGACCGGCCGCGAGCGTGGTCGCGGAGGCGACGGGCGTCGGCGCGGCTTCGGCGACTTGCGTCGCGGGCGTCCGCGCGGCCGCGTTCCTGAGGCGCGGCCCGAAGCGGATGGCGGCCCATGCCGTCGCCGTGACGACGAGACCGAGGGTGACGAGGCCCGCGAGGCCCTGGACGAGATTCACCGCGGGAAGAAGGCCCCCCACGAGCGACCCGAGGAGGACTCCCGCGAAAGCGCCGGCGAGCGGGAAGAGGATGAACGGCAACCACGGACGGACGTCACGCACGGGGGACGCCTCCGGGGAGCTTGCCGCATGGATAGTACACGAGGAACAGGACCTGGGCCTCGCCGGAAAGGATGTGACGGTTCCACCGCAGCGACCATTCGCCAGGACCCGGCTTCTCGACGCTGGCCTCGACGCTCTCCGGGGCGGCGACGCCGCGGGGGGTCGGCGCCAACGAGACGTCGATCGAACCCGCCTCGCCTCCATCGGGCCGCACGACTTCGAGCGCGATCGAACCGGTGAAGCGGGTGAGGTTCACGATGCCGTGGATGACCGCCGCTCCGCCCTCGACGATGAACGGCGCGCTTCCAGGCGTCGCGAGCGGCGTGAAGCCCCAGACCTGGGCATAGACCGCTTCGGTCACGGCCGTGCGGTTGCAGCTCGGGCCGTCCGGATCCGGCATGACGGGGGGCAGCTCGATCGCGGGGCCGCGCTCATCCCCCGGGACGCCGCCGTCGACCTGGAGCGGAGGTTCCACGTCATCGATGTGCGTCTGGTTGATCGCGTTGAACGCGGGGAGGAGCGCGACGACGAGGAGGGCGGCGACGCCGAGTGGAACGAAGGAATTCGCGACCATCGCCTCCCGCCTATTCGCGTCGAAACCCCGTCCGTCGCGTTATATAGTTTGTCGATGCCCCCTTGAACGGAGAACGAGCACGCGACCGTCAGGGCCAAGCAGGGGCGCGCGCCGTATCGGGTCCGTGGACGTCGTCCTCGTCATCATCGGCGACGAGATCCTGACCGGGAGCACGGTCGATTCGAACGGCGGTTGGCTCGCCCAGCGGCTCGACGGGCTCGGTCATCGCGTCTCCCGCATCGTGGTCGTGGGCGACGACGTGGACGCGATCGGCGAGACCGTCGCGGACGCCCTCCGCCGCGCGCCCATCGTGATCACCACTGGCGGACTCGGCCCCACGCACGACGACCGCACCACCGAATCGCTCGCCCGCGCTTTCGGCCGCGCCCTCGTCGTCGATGCCGAAGGCCTCGCGACGCTCGAGAAGCGGTACCGCGAGCGCGGGCTCGAGCCCAACGAGGCGGCGCGACGCATGGTCACGGTCCCGGAGGGTTCGCTCATCCTGCGCAATCCGAAGGGCTCCGCGCTCGGCTACGTCCTTCGCGAGAACGATCGGCGCGTCCTCGTCCTGCCGGGCGTCCCCGCCGAGATGCGCGCCATCTTCGACTCCGCCGTCGCGGGCGTCATCCTCGGGGACGAGCGCGGAGACCGCATCGTGGTCGAAGCCGTCGTGTACCACCCGGAAAGCGCCTTCAGCGCCGAGCTCGGTCGCGTCGCGCAGGCCCACCCGGCCGTCGCGATAGGCTCCTATCCCAAGGCCGGAGAGAAACGGGTCGTCGTCCGCTTCCGCGGAGGAAAGGCCGAAGCCGAGCGCGCCCGCGACGAATTCCTCGCGGCGCTCGGGACGCTCGACGCGGAGCCGCGCGCCTGATCACGGCTTGGACGGCGCCGGGGCCGCGGTCGCCGCGGCCGGCGGGGCGGGCGCGTCGCGGGCCTTGCGCTTGAGCGCCCATTTGTAGTACGAGAGCGGATGGTTGACGTAGCGCCCGCTTCCGTCCTTGCGCTCCATGCGGCACCACTGATCCTCGTTGTAGCAGATGCCGTACGTCTTCATCGCCTGGCATCCCGGGGGCGAGTATTCGGTGCCGGAGGTGACGCCCGTGATGTGCTCGACCTGGTAGCGCGTGAGGTCCTCGCGGAAGTCGGGCGCGGTCGAGAAGAGCTTCATGATGTCCTCGCTCGTCATTCCGATCGCGTGGAGGAACGACGTGATCGCGAACCGCGACGTGTGGGCCGCGTTCTCGCCGCGCTGGAGCTGACCAAGGATGTATTTCATGCAGGGCGGCAGGAGCTGGAGATCGACCTCGCCGAACTGCTCCGTCTGCATCGCGTCCTTGCGCGTCTTCGCCTCCTCGACGACGGCGGCGAGCTCCTCGGCGAGGCTCTTCGCGACCTCGTCGCTCACAGGGCGCGGAAGCTCGCCCTCGATGCGGCGTCGAAGCGCCTCCTGGACGAGTCGAGATAGATCCTTCGCGTCGAGCGTCAGGACGCCCTTCGCGAGGGGGCGGTTGACGAGCTTCCATTCGGAGGCCTTGAGATGGACCGCGAGGCGCAGGTAGTCCGTGAAATGCAAGCGGTAGGCATCGCCCGCCGACTCGACCTCGAGGCCGACGTCGCGCGCGGCGGCGACGATGGCGGCCGTCGACTCCTCGCGCTCGAGAAACGATTTCACGCGCACGGCTTCCGCGAGGGCGTGGCGGCGGACGACGTAGGCGTCCTTCGTCAGCGACACGAGGATGCGCGCCACGCCGTACGAAAGGAGGTCCGTCATCGTCTCGGCGACCGGCGTCCCGCGCCCGAGGTTCGCGGGCGGAAGCGCTCCGTCGCGGAGCGCCGCGAGGACGCGGTCGCGCCCGGCCCGGCGCACGCGCGCCCACACCGCGTCGTTGAGCAGCTCCTCCAGCGACGGCCCTTCTTCCGCGACGTAGCGCGAGGCGTCGGGGAGGAACGGGTAGCGCGCGCAGTGGAGGACGTCCACGCGCGACCCATCGCGAGGCCGCCTTATGTGGCTTTGCCGGCCGCGCCCCGGGGACTCGTCGCCTGGATGACGTCCGAAAGGACCGCGGTCGCGGTCTCGCGCCCGCCCGCGCCCTTCCCCACGAGCGTGAAGGCGCCCGCGTGCTCCGTCGTGTAGCGGACGACGTTCAGGGTCCCGTTCACGTTCAGCTCGCTCGAGCGGGGGACGAGCTTCGGCGCGACCTCGGCGGGGCCGTCGAGCCCGACGCTCGCGACGAGCCGGATCGCGTATCCGCGCTCCCGCGCGAGCCGCATCGCGGCGCCCGACACCGACCGGATGCCGGTCGTCGCGACGTCCCCGAGGTGCAGGTTGCGACCGAGGACGTGGTTCGCGAGGATCACGACCTTTGCGGCCGCGTCGTGGCCGTCCACGTCCGCCGACGGATCGGCTTCCGCGTAGCCCAGCTCGCGCGCCTCGTCGAGCGCGGGCTCGAAGCCGAGACCCTCCTCCGCCATGCGCGTGAGGATGAAGTTCGACGTTCCGTTGAGAATGCCGTCGACGCGCGTCACGCGATTGCCTGGAAGGCAGCGATCGTGCAGGTTGAGCGTAGGGATGGCCCCCGCGACCGAGCCCTCGAAGAGGAAGGGAACGCCCTTCGCGCGGGCAAGCTCCGTGAGCTCGCGGTAAGCGACGACGAGGGGGCCCTTGTTCGCGGTGACGACGGGAATGCCCCGGCCGAGCGCTCGGCGCGTGATCTCGAGGCCGACGCCGCCCGTCGCGAGGTTCGTGGGCGTGAGGTCGACCACGAGGTCGCACGCCACGGAAGCCGCGAGGTCGGCCGCGGCGCCCGGCTTGCGCCGCGCGAGGACGTCCGCGCCGGGCGCGAGGCCCGCGGGATCGATCCAAGCGCCGGAGGACCGCACGATGGCGACGACGGAGGGGTCGATGCCGTGGATCGATCGCAGGCGATCCCGGTCGGACGCGAGGATCTGGTGGAACGCCTTCGCCACCGCGCCGTAGCCGAAAAGCGCGATGCGCACGCGCTTCATCGCGCCGCCTCCTCGATCGCCGGAACGACCACGAGTCCGCGCGCCCGCGCAAGGGCTTCGACGCGTTCACGGGCGTCGGCGAGCACGCGCGCGGAAGGCGATTGGAATTCGATCAATACGGCGGAGGGCTTGTCCTTGTGCTCGATCTCGGCGCGCACATGCCGCACGTCCGCGCCGGCCGTGAAGAGCGCGTCCGTGAAGTCGCCGAGCTGCGCGCGGAATACATGACCGACGAGCAGAAGGGCGTGCGACGTGCCCGCGGCGCGGCCCGACACCGTCGTGACCCGGACCTCCGCGGAGAGCGCCGCGGTGAGCGGCTCCACCGCCGGCTCCTCGACGTCGAGCGCGAGGCGCACGGGCACGAGGTCGCCGCGGGCGCGCTCCCGCTCGTGCACGATGCTCAGGATGTTGGCCCCGAAGCGCGCGACGATGCCGAGCACGAGGCCGAGCTGGCCCGGCTGGTCGCGCAGCTCCACGAGGTATTCGACCTTCATCGGAGGATCGCCTCCAGGGCTTCGAGCGTGGGATCGATCACGCGGGGTTCGGGCTTCCAAGCCGCCGCGTCCTTGAGGCCGTGTCCCGTCGCGACGAGAACGACCGATTCGTCCGCGGCGATCGCGCCCTGGGCCGCGAGCTTCCGCCAACCGGCAAGCGGCGCCGCGGAGGAGGGCTCGACGAAAAGGCCTTCGCGCGCCGCGAGGTCGCGCTGCGCCGCGAGGATCTCGTCGTCGGTCACCGTGAGCACCGCTCCCTTCGATTCGCGGAAGGCGGCCATCGCCTTCGTCGCGTTCACGGGATCGCCGATGCGGATCGCGGTCGCGACGGTCTCGGGCTTCGCGACGGCCGTGACCTCGGAAGCGCCCGCGGCGATCGCCCGCGCGATCGGGGCGGCGCCCTCGGCCTGCACGCCGACGAGGCGCGGGAGGCGGTCGATCATGTGGAGCGCCTTCAGCTCCTTGAGCGCCTTCCAGGCGGCGCTCACGTTCCCCGCATTGCCGACGGGGAACACCATGACGTCGGGCACGTTCCAGCCCATTGCCTCCACGACCTCGAAGGCGAGCGTCTTCTGGCCCTCGAGCCGGAGCGGATTGAGCGAGTTGACGAGGTACACGTCGCCCTTCGCCGCGAGGGCGGATACCATGCCCATCGCGTCGTCGAAGCTTCCGCGCACCGTCACGAGGCGCGCGCCGTGCGCGACCGCCTGCGCCACCTTGCCTTGCGCGACCTTGCCTTCGGGGAGGAGCACGATGCAGTTCAGCCCGGCGCGCGCGGCGTAGGCGGCCGCGGAGGCGCTCGTGTTGCCGGTGCTCGCGCACACGACGGCCTTCGCGCCCAACGCCTTCGCCCACGTCAGGCCGAGCGTCATTCCGCGGTCCTTGAACGACCCCGTCGGGTTCGCGCCCTCGAGCTTGACGGCGACCTTGTTTCCGCCTTCCTTCGATAGCGGCACGAGCGGCGTGGCGCCCTCGTTCAGCGTGACCCAGGGCGCGGCGTCCGGGAACGGCAGCATGGACGAGTAGCGCCACACGCCGCGGCCGGAAAGGAGCGACGGCTCGATCCACCACGCGCCGCGCGCCTCCAGGAGGCCGCCGCAGTCGCAGACGTAGCGCGTGAGCGTGACGGCGTGGACGCGGGCGCATTGCAGGCAGTGGAGCGCGAGGTCATGGGGCGGCAACGGGGAGCACCTCCCGCGCGGGCGGCGCCGCGAAGGCGTCGGCCGGGACGCCCGCTTCGCGGTACACGTCCGCGAGCGCCCTCGCGACCGATTCAGCCTGCGTCTTGAAGTCGCAGACGGCGAACATGGAGGGGCCCGACCCCGAGATGGCGAACCCGTGCGCGCCCGACGCGAGCGCGGCGGCGCGCGCCTCGGCGTGCCGGGGAATGAACGCCGCGCGGTGCGGCGCCGCGAGCGCGTCGTCCATCGCCGCGCCGAGCGCGACGACGTCGCCGCGGTGGCACGCGTCCACGACGCGCGCGACGCGCGCCATGTTCGCGACGACGGCCTCCATCGGGACGCTGCGCGGCACGACGGCGCGCATGCGGCGCGTTTCGAGCTTGACATGCGGCCGGACGACCGCGAGGTAAAGCGTCTGGGGCGGCTCGACGCGCACGACGTCGTCGCGGCCGGGGCAGACGAGCGCGAGCCCGCCGAAGAGCGCCGCCGAGACGTCGTCGCGGTGCGACCCGGAGACGGCGGCCTCGCCCGCGGCGGCTGCGGCGAGGAGGTCGGCGGCGCCGATCGCGTGGCGCTTGCCGTACGCAGCGAGAAAGGCCTTCGCGGCCGCGGCGGAGGAGGACGCCGAGGAGCCGAGGCCCGACCCGGGCGGCACGCCCTTCTCGACATGCACGTGGAGCGCGTCCTTCACGCCGAAGCGCCGGCGCAGGTGCTCGACCGCGACGGCCGCGCAGTTGCGGCGCCAGTCCGCGGGGATGTCCGCCGCGCCGATCCCGGACACGGTCACGCGGTCCTCGGCCGCCTCGGCGAGGCGCACGCTGTCGCCGCGGATCGCGAGCGCGAGGCTCATGACGTCGAAGCCGGGCCCGAAGTTGCCGACGGTCCCGGGAGCGTGCCCGGTCGCTTCCATGAGGAGAGCGGGTCACGACTGGTCGGGGTCGGGCTTCAAGATGTCGGAACGGGCGGCGCCTCGGGGGCCAAGGGAAGCTCCACATCCGCCGCGAGCAGGTAGAACTCCGCAAGCCCCGAGATGCCGCCGCCCGCGCCCGTCGCGTGGAACGTGTAGTCGCCGGGCCCTCGCGCGTCGGGACCCGTCGTTTCCCCCCAATGGCAGATGGGCTGGAGCGCGATGAAAACATCCGTGCACGGCTCCACGCCCTGAGGGCCCGTGACGGCGAAGGCATTCGCCGACGCAAGGACCGGCGCGTAGATGCCGACGAGCGCGCGCTCGATCGAGAGGTCGCGCATCGAGGCCACGTTGGCGCGCACGCCCCACCCGTCCTCGTACGCGTGCGCGCTCGCCGCCGAGCGGAACTCCGAGGAGGTGAGGAGGTACGCTTCGACGCCGCTCGTGATGCCGAGGATCTCGACGCCCTCGCCGCCCTGGAGGCGCCAGGCGAAGCGCTCGATGTCGCCCGCGGCGAAGAGGAGGAGGACGCGCTCGCCGACGATCGTGACGGGGGACCGGGGGTCGTTGAATCCGCTTCCCACGCCGACGCCTTGCCAATGGAAATCGCCGCGGTTTAGCGCGTCGTGCCGGACGGCGCCGAATCCCGCGTCGACGGCGACGCCATGCTGGCCGGGGAAGCCCGCATACGTGTTGGTGGACTGCCAGGAGCCATTGCCCGCGTAGCCGAAGGAAGCGGCGCCCACGGGCCCCCCCTTGCCCCACACGGAAGCCTCTCCGACGACCTCGGTGCCCGGCGTCGACAGGCGGATCGCGACCCAGCCCGGGCCCGCGAATTCGCCGCTCGCGAGCGTCGGGAGATCAGGGTCGTGGATCGCGAACGCAGGCGCGGCGAGGGCAGCGACAAGACAGAGGGCGAGCGCGGTGGAGCGGAGCATGGCGGAAGGCCTCCCGGCCTCAGGACGAAGGGCGGGGTCTTGGTCTTGCCGCGCAGCGTTCGGCGGCGGACCCGCGTGGGTACGGGTCAGCCCGGAAGCCGCACGTCGCCGAACGGGCACGTCTCCTCATCAGGTTGGCACGGCGCCGGCGTGGCCGCCCAGCCATGGAGCGCGTCCGCGCGGGGGGATACAGAAGGGGAAGGCCGTCTCAGCTCTCGATGCGCGGCGCGAGCAGGTACGTGACGTGCCCGTTGCCGCCCGCGATGTCGAACTCCATCCGCACGGGGTAGTCCGACCCGAGGTTGAGGTGCACGCCCTCGGACCCCTTCGCGGCCTTGACCATGTTGGAGAAGTAGTCGAGCGAGAAGAGCGACTTCACGCGCTCGTTCGTCTTGAGCTCCGGGAGCGTGGCCTTGTCGAGCTTGAGGTTCACCGTGTCGGTGTCGCCCTCCGCGAGAAGCTCGAAATGGTCCTTGTCCGCGATGAGCGCCACGTGGTCCGAAACGGCCTCCGAGGCGCGGATGCCGCGCTCGAGCTCGGAGGCGGCGACCGTGACCTGGCAGGGAAGATCGAGCTTCGGGACCTTCGGGTCCGTCATGCCCGAGGTGTCGACGAGCGACATGCGCCGCACGAGGTTGCCGATCTTGAGAACGAGGCGGTGGTTGTCCGCGTCGTACGTGACGTCGACGATGTCGTCCGAGGCGGCGAGCTTCAGCACCTCCTTGAACTTGTCCATGTCGATGCCGATCTCCATCTTGTCGGCCTCGAACTTCTCGAAGGCCGACTTGCGGATGGTGAGCTCGACCATCGCCACGTGCGCGGGGTCCACGGCCTTCAGGGAGATCCCGTCGGCGCTGATGTGGAACTTGGCCTCGTCCACCAGGGTCGAGGTGGCGTCGATGACGTTCTTCAGAACGTCGGCCTTCACGCGCGCGTGGAGCATGGACGCTTGAACGGGGGGCACGTTTTAAAAGCTTCTCCCAAGCGATCAGCCAGCCCCCGAAAAACCCCTCGAACACTTGCCGAAACGGACCCTTGTTTCCGATGGAGATCGGGCACCTTGAAGCGTCGCGGCGGCCGTCCCCGGCCATGCGCGTCGCGCTCGCCTGGGCGGGAGGTCTCGGAAGCGTCCTCGCGCTCGACGCGCTCCTCGACGCCGGCCACGACGTGACGCTCGTGAACGTCGTCGACGCGGCCTCGCGGCGCGACCCCGCGCGCGGCGCGCCCGACTTCCTTCTCGACGCGCAGATGGCGCTCACGGGCGCGCGCTTCGCGCAGACGCGGTTCGACGGCGGCGTGCAGGCAAAGTCTCGCGAACCCCCCGCGTTCGCGCCCGTGGTCGCGCTCGCCGCGCGCGCGTCGGGCGCGGAAGCGCTCGCTGTCGGCGGCGCGCTCGACGGAGCGTGGACGCGCGCCGCCCACGCCGCGGGGCTTGAACCGCTCGCGCCCGTCGCGGGCCTCGACGCGGCAAGCGCCCTCGCGCGCGCTCGTGAACGAGGACACCGAGCGTTCACGGTCGCGGTCGCGCAGCGCGCGGACGCGGCGCGCCTCGGCCGGTTCGTCGACGAGACGGATGGCGCGCCGCGGGCGGGCGACCGCACGCTCGTCGTCGCGAGCCCCCGATTCGCGCGGCGGCTCGACGTCGCGGCGGGCGAGGCGCGCGAGCACGGCGACGGGATGGCGCTCGACGTGACCTTGCGGGGATGCTGATCGGATCGGCGCCCGAAACCCGGATGCCCGTCGACGTGCCGGCCGTGCCCAGGACGAACTCTTGTGTCAACGATGGCGGCGGTAGGTTCGCGTCGCAAAATTCCGGGCCCGATCGAGCAACATCGAGGATGCTTGAGCGCGCGATCTGCAGCGCGATCGAAGGAGTCGGCGAGCCACCGAGCCCGGCCGCA is from Candidatus Thermoplasmatota archaeon and encodes:
- the thrC gene encoding threonine synthase, with translation MPPHDLALHCLQCARVHAVTLTRYVCDCGGLLEARGAWWIEPSLLSGRGVWRYSSMLPFPDAAPWVTLNEGATPLVPLSKEGGNKVAVKLEGANPTGSFKDRGMTLGLTWAKALGAKAVVCASTGNTSASAAAYAARAGLNCIVLLPEGKVAQGKVAQAVAHGARLVTVRGSFDDAMGMVSALAAKGDVYLVNSLNPLRLEGQKTLAFEVVEAMGWNVPDVMVFPVGNAGNVSAAWKALKELKALHMIDRLPRLVGVQAEGAAPIARAIAAGASEVTAVAKPETVATAIRIGDPVNATKAMAAFRESKGAVLTVTDDEILAAQRDLAAREGLFVEPSSAAPLAGWRKLAAQGAIAADESVVLVATGHGLKDAAAWKPEPRVIDPTLEALEAILR
- a CDS encoding homoserine kinase, which translates into the protein MEATGHAPGTVGNFGPGFDVMSLALAIRGDSVRLAEAAEDRVTVSGIGAADIPADWRRNCAAVAVEHLRRRFGVKDALHVHVEKGVPPGSGLGSSASSSAAAAKAFLAAYGKRHAIGAADLLAAAAAGEAAVSGSHRDDVSAALFGGLALVCPGRDDVVRVEPPQTLYLAVVRPHVKLETRRMRAVVPRSVPMEAVVANMARVARVVDACHRGDVVALGAAMDDALAAPHRAAFIPRHAEARAAALASGAHGFAISGSGPSMFAVCDFKTQAESVARALADVYREAGVPADAFAAPPAREVLPVAAP
- the pcn gene encoding proliferating cell nuclear antigen (pcna): MLHARVKADVLKNVIDATSTLVDEAKFHISADGISLKAVDPAHVAMVELTIRKSAFEKFEADKMEIGIDMDKFKEVLKLAASDDIVDVTYDADNHRLVLKIGNLVRRMSLVDTSGMTDPKVPKLDLPCQVTVAASELERGIRASEAVSDHVALIADKDHFELLAEGDTDTVNLKLDKATLPELKTNERVKSLFSLDYFSNMVKAAKGSEGVHLNLGSDYPVRMEFDIAGGNGHVTYLLAPRIES